The following DNA comes from Carassius auratus strain Wakin unplaced genomic scaffold, ASM336829v1 scaf_tig00008267, whole genome shotgun sequence.
acaatgctttatttgacatatttccaTTGAAAAAACTCTAAAGAAAACTCCCTTGATTTTGATTCAGTTGGCGAAGGTCAGCCTGCTCCAGAATCTCCTCCAGTGCTGTCAAATTGTAGCATTGATGGCAGAAGTTTAGGTAATGCGGGTTTGTTATTAGTCAGACTTTAACAAATTagcttttttacttatttttagacCACAATgaagctgatatatatatatatatatatatatataaaaacaagacTTCTATGATTGTTACATTGGTACAATTTGTAATTTTCTATGCATATGCACCTGTTTTTACTGTCCTGTTTTTCAGGGCTGAATCTGATCAGTATAGACGCCTCCCCTACCAGTGTTTCTAAACCGAAGGAAACCTCAAGGAAGCAAAGAAAACCACTGCAGGAGAAGAAGGACAACAGAGACGACGAGGACTACCAGCTTGAGAACACACCAGGTGATCTGAGGACATTCACGCTGTTCATTATTATAGGGCTAGACTCAGTCATACTTCAGATACAAAAATGTGGCCATTTGTTTAAGGTTGTCGCTGTTGCAGATTCGGAGAGTGATGCAGTCTTCACTGAAGAAGATGAGAGTGAAGACGAGACATTcactgtgaaaaagaaaaaggcgGCGTTgaaacaaaagacagaaaaaaaggcaCCACCGGCTACGAAgaacaagacagaaaaaaaagacaaaaagccaACAAAAGCCTCAAAAGCTAAAAGCtcgggtattttttttattttctgtttctaaaTATAGCAGTCTGCTGAAAGATCATATCAGGTGTATAACATCTCTTTCTCTGGCAGCTCCCAGCCCAGCGATCTGTCGGAGTCCTGCTGCTTCTGTGTCTGGACTGAAGAAGACGCCCACTACTCCGCCTCTCTCTAAACCTGCAGCCTGCTCCAGTCCTGCAGGGGCCAGACTGCCTAAGTGGACGCCCCCTGGTGAGAACAAAGACTCAAACCATCACTGTGCAGTTGTGAATTTTTTCCAGAACAGCTCAAAACAGCAAAAGTGGCCTCTTGTAAACTCTGTATAACTCTGTAACTCCAGGTCAGGTTGGTCGGAGTCCAGGCGCGTCTCAGAATGCACATGTGAAGTCTCCCGGACAGGGACTGCGTTTAGGACTTTCCCGTCTGGCTCGAGTCAAACCCCTTCACCCTAATGCTGCTGCAAACTAAGTTAAAACAAGCTTGTTTTAAAGAAACAATGTCATCGAAAGGTTTCGGTAACTCATAGTGCATGGGGCATATCTTGGTTTTCATGGTTTGAGAAAAATGGTAAGAAGTCTGTTTTCAGAATGGATATTTTATACTGAAATGTGTCCAGAATTAAGACCTTTTATTCCTCACTTACAATATTATTTAGGGAAGAAAtaccttttttgttttgcttgATATATATGGATGTCTTTTTAATGGTGTGTTTTAGCTTTGTAAATATCcactttttgataaaataaagatTGTGTAATATACTAAAATCAGTTTTACCAAATATTCTGCATCACATTTCATTGTTGCATAGTATGTGCATCACTGGGCTTTTTTAAAACTGTctgtaaatctctcattatgcttTATTAGGATAAAACCTAGGTGCATCAGCT
Coding sequences within:
- the LOC113071831 gene encoding RAD51-associated protein 1-like codes for the protein MDRSSRDKKAVNYAVFQDDDDDEDFACVKPPPKKPRTATKDPNSSRNHKTTSASPNEVADLTSSGSRKRTSVDDKLYERELEAALLLSLLDTSRTQDGEPKTKTDDNERSQPLQCSPPVLIHCTSEGSHLVGEGQPAPESPPVLSNCSIDGRSLGLNLISIDASPTSVSKPKETSRKQRKPLQEKKDNRDDEDYQLENTPDSESDAVFTEEDESEDETFTVKKKKAALKQKTEKKAPPATKNKTEKKDKKPTKASKAKSSAPSPAICRSPAASVSGLKKTPTTPPLSKPAACSSPAGARLPKWTPPGQVGRSPGASQNAHVKSPGQGLRLGLSRLARVKPLHPNAAAN